One window from the genome of Cyclobacterium amurskyense encodes:
- a CDS encoding SLC13 family permease, whose translation MRTQKIGLFLGPIVFLGLYFGISPEGLSSEGVSLLAVTFWIAIWWITEAIPIAATALLPLVLFPLTGVMDLKSTSIPYSDPMVLLYMGGFMIAVSIEKWNLHKRIALKIISYLGTDLKRIILGFMVATAFLSMWISNTATSLMMLPIAIAVVVQMSNSNNGIKKTLGPSLMLGIAYSASIGGMATIIGTPTNIILTAVVKNIYGVEISFGEWMLVGLPIASALLIMCWYYLVNYAFKFPKTLQLAGGKEEISHQLQALGRMSLQEKKVMWVFIGVSFSWITRSFLIQPYIPVLNDTIIALMGVLLLFVIPAGNERKEQLLDWKVAEKIPWGILILFGGGLALAEGFKDTGLASWIGEQFVLLKNVPFWLFLLIIIAAVNFLTEITSNVATASMLLPILSAVALAMGVHPFGLMIGATMAASCAFMLPVATPPNAVVFGSGYLTIPVMMRAGFFLNLLSIALILLVTFFYLPFVWDFNLMNFPAEWR comes from the coding sequence ATGCGTACACAAAAAATAGGTCTATTCTTAGGCCCCATCGTTTTTCTTGGTTTATATTTCGGCATTTCTCCTGAAGGATTGTCCTCCGAAGGTGTTTCCTTATTGGCTGTTACTTTTTGGATAGCTATTTGGTGGATCACTGAAGCCATTCCTATTGCTGCCACCGCCTTACTTCCTTTGGTTCTCTTTCCACTAACCGGTGTCATGGATTTGAAATCTACCTCTATACCCTATTCAGATCCTATGGTTTTATTGTATATGGGTGGATTTATGATCGCAGTAAGCATTGAAAAATGGAATCTTCACAAACGCATTGCACTAAAGATCATTTCATACCTTGGCACTGACCTAAAGCGTATAATTCTAGGTTTTATGGTAGCTACAGCATTTCTATCCATGTGGATCTCAAATACTGCTACTTCACTTATGATGTTGCCCATTGCCATAGCAGTAGTCGTTCAAATGTCAAATTCCAACAATGGCATTAAGAAAACGTTAGGTCCATCGCTAATGCTTGGTATAGCCTATAGTGCATCCATTGGAGGGATGGCAACAATAATTGGAACGCCTACCAATATTATTTTGACCGCTGTGGTAAAAAATATTTATGGGGTAGAAATTAGCTTTGGAGAATGGATGCTTGTTGGTCTTCCCATAGCTTCTGCATTGTTAATTATGTGTTGGTACTACCTAGTAAATTATGCCTTTAAATTTCCAAAAACTTTACAGCTGGCCGGTGGAAAAGAGGAGATCAGCCATCAGCTTCAAGCTTTAGGAAGAATGAGCTTACAAGAAAAGAAAGTCATGTGGGTTTTTATTGGGGTAAGTTTCTCCTGGATCACCCGTAGTTTCTTAATCCAGCCCTATATTCCTGTTCTTAATGACACGATTATTGCCTTAATGGGCGTATTGCTTCTATTTGTAATTCCCGCTGGAAATGAGCGAAAAGAACAATTGCTGGATTGGAAAGTGGCTGAAAAAATTCCCTGGGGCATTCTAATTTTATTCGGTGGTGGATTGGCCTTGGCAGAAGGCTTTAAGGATACTGGTCTTGCAAGCTGGATAGGAGAACAATTTGTCTTACTGAAAAATGTGCCTTTTTGGCTGTTCTTATTGATTATTATAGCTGCTGTAAACTTCCTAACAGAAATTACATCTAATGTGGCCACTGCTTCCATGTTGCTGCCTATCCTCTCCGCTGTGGCTTTGGCAATGGGCGTACATCCATTTGGATTAATGATAGGCGCAACCATGGCCGCCTCATGTGCTTTTATGCTTCCTGTAGCTACCCCTCCAAATGCTGTAGTTTTTGGCTCAGGCTATCTTACTATCCCAGTAATGATGAGGGCAGGTTTTTTCCTTAATCTACTTTCCATTGCACTGATACTTCTAGTTACCTTCTTCTACCTTCCTTTTGTATGGGATTTTAATTTGATGAATTTCCCCGCTGAATGGAGATAA
- a CDS encoding tetratricopeptide repeat protein, which translates to MKKLILSLALVGIASTVAFGQKKVVKSAEKNFSRGNLEEAYTEIKSALADEETGAQSETYFIKGKIETQMFESDSSNTESTVALGRQAQESFAKTFEMESNDSTSKVSKDLFKEVLPDMPANFQGQGVYRLKNASFNKAIAKYEEEDMELSHEFFSLAADLDPNDTSIVFNAGYTANMVGNTEAAKKYFTNLLDVPEYNKLNAYYFLIQIASAEDNDPEEAYRVVTEAREEYPDDKGLAEFEIQLLLQLDKMEEAMTSIEKALVTDPNNPAIRLRYGYLKEKSGDMEGALQEYIKTVEADPEFFEGNYYAGAIYLDKARNIITEVNNLSDDEWEAKSDSMLKEADGLYEDALPYFTKASDLKPDNTDIMEILFQVHTRLKNEAKAEEYNKKLSDKLGPNWLER; encoded by the coding sequence ATGAAAAAGTTAATTTTATCGTTGGCTTTGGTGGGCATCGCCTCAACTGTTGCCTTTGGCCAGAAAAAGGTAGTTAAATCTGCTGAAAAAAACTTTAGTAGAGGAAATCTCGAGGAAGCATACACCGAAATAAAATCCGCTTTAGCGGATGAGGAAACGGGAGCACAATCTGAAACTTATTTTATCAAAGGTAAAATAGAAACACAGATGTTTGAATCTGATTCTTCCAATACGGAAAGCACTGTAGCTTTAGGGCGACAAGCACAAGAAAGTTTTGCCAAAACCTTTGAGATGGAGAGCAATGACTCTACTTCTAAAGTAAGTAAAGACTTATTTAAGGAAGTTCTTCCTGACATGCCTGCCAACTTTCAGGGACAAGGTGTTTATAGGTTAAAGAATGCTTCTTTCAACAAAGCAATTGCAAAATATGAAGAGGAAGATATGGAGTTGTCTCATGAATTCTTCTCATTGGCAGCTGACCTTGATCCTAATGATACTTCCATCGTTTTCAATGCTGGCTATACTGCCAATATGGTTGGCAATACAGAAGCTGCAAAAAAATATTTCACCAATTTGCTAGATGTACCAGAATATAATAAGTTGAATGCTTATTATTTCTTAATACAAATAGCTAGTGCTGAAGACAATGACCCGGAAGAAGCTTACCGTGTAGTGACGGAAGCTAGAGAAGAGTATCCTGATGACAAAGGTTTAGCAGAATTCGAAATTCAATTGTTACTTCAATTGGATAAAATGGAGGAAGCTATGACTTCAATCGAAAAAGCTTTGGTTACCGACCCAAATAATCCAGCAATTAGATTGAGATATGGATACTTGAAAGAAAAATCCGGAGACATGGAAGGTGCTTTGCAAGAATACATTAAAACTGTTGAAGCTGATCCAGAATTTTTTGAAGGTAACTATTATGCCGGAGCGATTTATCTTGATAAAGCCAGAAACATTATTACAGAAGTAAACAACCTTTCTGATGATGAGTGGGAAGCTAAATCTGATTCCATGTTAAAAGAAGCAGATGGTTTGTATGAGGATGCTTTACCGTACTTTACCAAAGCTTCTGATTTGAAACCTGACAATACTGATATCATGGAAATTTTATTCCAAGTGCATACCAGGTTGAAAAATGAAGCTAAAGCAGAAGAATACAACAAGAAATTATCTGATAAACTTGGTCCAAATTGGTTGGAAAGGTAA
- a CDS encoding PVC-type heme-binding CxxCH protein yields MNRIKTQLLIGVLAFFAFQCGQDGPRLTLNKGDHIILIGNNLGSRMMNYGYFETEMHVRYPDSLLYIRNMSDGGDTPGFRPHAGRVSPWAFPGAEEFQDELATNSGSEGHFETPDEWIKRHEADIIIAFFGYNESFEGEEGLEMYKQELEAFIKHTKNTIYNGEAPPQLALVSPIAFENLSGDFDLPNGEKENKNLKMYTTAMKEITERNQVFFVDAFEPSSSWFSSADEYLTIDGFQLTDDGYKKFSTFITDKIFGNDQAVAEDNRAAIHAAVKEKNWMWHNDYKIPNGVHVFGRRYNPFGPDNYPFELKKIRQMTDNRDQAIWKANKGEQFDLAKADKSTIELPQVETNYNPEKNGDLEYLYGQDALDKFEVAEGYKVELFASEKEFPDLANPVQMTFDTKGRLWVSVMPSYPHYKPGDPKPNDKILILEDTDNDGKADKQIVFADSLHLPIGMEITPEGVYLSQGTNFIILKDEDGDDYAEKREILLSGFDDHDTHHNISAFVADPSGAMYMGEGVFLHTNVETPYGPVRATNGGFYRYNPARRRLERTAQLPIPNPWGIAFDDWGQNFFAETSGPDVRWMMPGSVKSRYGEGNHKGPNLIEDAHRVRPTSGLEFVSSRHFPEEVQGDLLINNTIGFLGMKMHRMVEDGTGYDSEHRVDLIRSDDRNFRPVDMEFAPDGSLYFVDWHNILVGHMQHNARDPLRDHVHGRIYRITYPSRPLVTPPTIDGASIETLLNNLKLPEFRARYATRTELRGRDKNEVLSKMKTWMANLDKNDPRYEHHLLEGLWVSWGLNAVDQDLLKKLMDSEDHRVRAAVARILRYTGHQIPDQVDLLKKAAADPHGRVRLEAIVAASWLNKEDGLAILEVANEHPKDDWMQKPFETSLAHLNGMSVKNMVVNPDGSVVFQEAAKEAKASNSRLKGEELTLFQMGKAIYSREGFCITCHQPDGKGLSASGFPPLAGTKWVNGNEERFIKIVLNGLMGPIEVLGKDYPGQVPMTPYGGMLNDKEVAAVITYVRNSFGNEASAISPDKVKAVRAAIKDKTGFYSPTELLQEHPMEKE; encoded by the coding sequence ATGAATAGAATTAAAACCCAATTACTAATAGGGGTGCTGGCATTTTTTGCCTTTCAATGTGGTCAGGATGGCCCAAGATTAACCTTAAATAAAGGTGATCATATCATTTTGATCGGTAATAACCTGGGATCAAGAATGATGAATTATGGATATTTTGAAACTGAAATGCATGTTCGGTATCCGGATTCTTTGTTATATATAAGGAACATGAGTGATGGTGGAGACACACCAGGCTTTAGACCTCATGCAGGTAGAGTTTCACCTTGGGCTTTCCCTGGAGCTGAAGAATTTCAGGATGAATTGGCGACCAATTCAGGAAGTGAAGGGCATTTTGAGACTCCTGATGAATGGATCAAACGTCACGAAGCAGATATAATCATTGCCTTTTTTGGTTATAATGAGTCTTTCGAAGGTGAAGAAGGGCTAGAAATGTATAAACAAGAACTTGAAGCTTTTATCAAGCATACCAAAAACACTATTTACAATGGGGAAGCACCGCCACAATTGGCTCTTGTATCGCCTATTGCTTTCGAAAATCTAAGTGGAGATTTTGATTTACCCAATGGTGAAAAGGAAAATAAGAACCTGAAAATGTACACTACTGCAATGAAAGAAATTACAGAAAGGAATCAGGTGTTTTTTGTAGATGCTTTCGAACCTTCTTCTTCGTGGTTTTCTTCTGCCGATGAATACCTTACCATCGATGGGTTTCAATTGACAGATGATGGTTACAAGAAGTTTTCAACTTTTATCACTGATAAAATTTTCGGTAATGACCAGGCGGTAGCTGAAGACAACAGAGCAGCCATCCATGCGGCTGTAAAGGAGAAGAACTGGATGTGGCACAATGACTACAAAATACCAAATGGTGTACATGTCTTTGGTCGTAGGTACAATCCATTTGGCCCTGACAATTATCCTTTTGAATTGAAAAAAATCCGCCAAATGACGGACAATAGGGATCAGGCTATCTGGAAAGCCAATAAAGGCGAGCAATTTGATCTGGCTAAAGCTGATAAAAGCACCATTGAATTGCCACAGGTGGAAACCAATTATAATCCAGAAAAGAATGGAGATTTGGAATACCTCTATGGTCAGGACGCACTAGATAAATTTGAAGTAGCGGAAGGTTATAAAGTTGAATTATTTGCATCAGAAAAGGAGTTTCCTGACCTGGCCAATCCTGTTCAGATGACTTTTGATACCAAAGGAAGACTATGGGTATCCGTAATGCCTAGTTATCCTCATTATAAACCTGGAGATCCCAAACCAAATGATAAAATCCTTATTCTGGAAGATACCGATAATGATGGGAAAGCAGACAAGCAGATTGTTTTTGCGGATAGCCTTCATCTTCCTATTGGTATGGAAATTACTCCTGAAGGCGTGTACCTTTCACAAGGCACTAATTTCATCATTTTGAAAGATGAAGATGGAGATGACTATGCAGAAAAGAGAGAAATTTTATTAAGCGGTTTTGATGACCATGATACCCACCATAATATCTCCGCATTTGTAGCTGATCCATCGGGAGCCATGTATATGGGCGAAGGTGTTTTCCTTCATACCAATGTGGAAACCCCATATGGACCTGTTAGGGCAACAAATGGAGGCTTTTATAGGTATAATCCAGCCAGAAGAAGACTGGAAAGAACAGCTCAGCTTCCTATTCCGAATCCTTGGGGAATTGCCTTTGACGATTGGGGACAAAATTTCTTCGCTGAGACTTCCGGTCCAGACGTACGTTGGATGATGCCTGGTTCTGTAAAATCCAGGTATGGTGAAGGAAATCACAAAGGACCAAACTTGATTGAAGATGCCCATAGGGTAAGACCTACTTCAGGCTTGGAGTTTGTCTCGAGTAGACATTTCCCTGAAGAAGTACAAGGTGATTTGTTGATCAACAATACCATTGGCTTTTTAGGGATGAAAATGCACAGGATGGTGGAAGATGGAACTGGGTACGACAGTGAACACAGAGTTGACTTAATCAGAAGTGATGATCGTAATTTCCGACCTGTAGATATGGAATTTGCACCTGATGGCTCACTTTATTTTGTGGATTGGCACAATATATTGGTAGGTCACATGCAACACAATGCTAGGGATCCACTAAGAGATCACGTACATGGAAGGATATATAGAATCACTTATCCATCTAGACCACTTGTCACTCCTCCAACTATCGATGGCGCTTCAATTGAAACCTTGTTGAACAATTTGAAATTACCTGAATTCAGGGCAAGGTATGCTACCAGAACCGAATTGAGAGGTAGAGACAAAAATGAAGTATTGTCTAAAATGAAAACCTGGATGGCTAATCTTGATAAAAACGATCCAAGGTATGAGCATCATCTATTGGAAGGTTTATGGGTTAGCTGGGGACTAAATGCAGTAGACCAAGACTTGTTGAAAAAACTAATGGATTCTGAAGACCATAGGGTGAGAGCCGCTGTGGCTAGGATATTGCGCTATACAGGTCATCAGATTCCTGATCAGGTAGACTTACTTAAAAAAGCTGCTGCTGATCCGCACGGACGTGTAAGGTTGGAGGCCATTGTTGCTGCTTCTTGGCTTAATAAAGAAGATGGCTTGGCCATTTTAGAGGTTGCCAATGAACATCCTAAAGATGACTGGATGCAAAAACCATTTGAAACTTCTTTGGCTCATTTGAATGGAATGTCTGTTAAGAATATGGTGGTCAACCCTGACGGAAGTGTTGTTTTCCAGGAAGCAGCTAAGGAAGCGAAGGCTTCAAATTCCAGATTAAAAGGGGAAGAATTGACACTGTTTCAAATGGGTAAAGCCATATATAGTAGAGAAGGATTTTGTATCACTTGTCACCAACCTGATGGTAAAGGACTAAGTGCCTCAGGCTTCCCACCTTTGGCTGGTACCAAATGGGTCAATGGCAATGAAGAAAGGTTTATAAAAATTGTTCTGAATGGCTTGATGGGTCCGATAGAAGTATTAGGCAAAGACTATCCAGGACAGGTTCCTATGACTCCTTATGGAGGAATGCTCAATGACAAGGAAGTTGCAGCAGTGATAACCTATGTAAGAAATAGCTTTGGAAATGAGGCGTCTGCAATTAGTCCTGACAAGGTAAAAGCAGTAAGGGCTGCTATCAAGGACAAAACAGGATTCTATTCTCCAACAGAGTTGTTACAGGAGCATCCGATGGAAAAAGAGTAA
- a CDS encoding sensor histidine kinase, with protein sequence MKTKSLAFRQIEWWIVTLVFLIIVLVNILSAGNRGHYSFNDGLIGYFTKIIIPLILFLVFYLFHMVLIPNYLKNKKKAPLILLSLFIAIFSYIIITLFSDGANITEAPFTAYYFKITAIYIGYMIWVVFLRQVLISNNQVSYQTYNIVRLLSLFFFLILFLVQIDQIVYNRINFLIAGILAFGLPSVSLVLVYNYFLIYSKRVSGKRKAANWYNALLVLLILLIFLIIGIASNEGAIALVGLGIGLLIQLVIIPFSNLAFEKYFGMVGQIKNLSHKVDVGSANLSFLKSQINPHFLFNALNTLYGTALIEKAERTSDGIQKLGDMMRFMIHENQQDKIPLKREIEYVNNYLDLQMLRFENEENLSVDFKLPTTECDGNIAPMLLIPFVENAFKHGISTKNKSWIRINLRCMKGTVHLDLVNSIHPKKLTDDPKDESGIGLDNVRNRLEHYYPGKYSLSTISNESEYFVHFSLQLD encoded by the coding sequence ATGAAAACCAAATCATTAGCATTTCGACAAATAGAATGGTGGATCGTTACCCTGGTCTTCCTGATCATCGTTTTGGTCAATATTCTCAGCGCAGGTAATCGAGGCCATTATTCTTTTAACGATGGTTTAATTGGCTATTTTACCAAAATTATAATCCCGCTTATTCTATTTTTGGTTTTTTACCTCTTCCATATGGTACTTATACCAAACTACCTAAAGAATAAAAAGAAGGCCCCCTTAATTTTATTAAGCTTATTTATTGCCATTTTCTCATACATCATCATTACTTTATTTTCTGATGGAGCAAATATTACCGAAGCTCCCTTTACTGCATATTATTTTAAAATCACGGCCATCTATATTGGTTACATGATATGGGTAGTCTTTTTGAGACAAGTATTGATCTCCAACAATCAAGTCTCTTACCAAACCTACAATATTGTTCGGTTGCTAAGCTTGTTCTTTTTTCTGATTTTATTTTTAGTACAAATTGATCAAATTGTTTACAATAGAATTAATTTTTTAATAGCAGGAATATTAGCATTTGGACTTCCTTCGGTTTCTCTGGTTTTGGTTTATAACTATTTCCTTATTTACAGTAAAAGAGTTTCAGGAAAACGTAAAGCGGCCAATTGGTACAATGCCCTCCTGGTATTGTTAATATTGCTGATTTTTTTAATTATTGGAATAGCTAGTAATGAAGGAGCCATAGCTTTGGTGGGATTAGGAATTGGTCTGTTGATTCAGTTGGTGATAATCCCCTTTTCCAATTTGGCATTCGAGAAATATTTTGGCATGGTGGGCCAAATTAAAAACCTAAGTCATAAGGTAGATGTAGGCTCGGCCAATTTAAGCTTTCTTAAATCGCAAATCAATCCCCACTTCCTGTTCAATGCCCTGAATACACTCTATGGTACTGCTTTGATTGAAAAAGCGGAACGAACTTCGGACGGCATCCAAAAACTCGGTGACATGATGCGCTTTATGATCCATGAAAACCAGCAGGATAAAATTCCTCTTAAAAGAGAAATTGAGTATGTCAATAACTACCTGGACCTTCAAATGCTACGTTTTGAAAATGAGGAGAACCTTTCTGTGGATTTTAAGCTTCCTACTACTGAATGTGATGGAAATATAGCACCCATGTTGCTGATACCTTTTGTGGAAAATGCCTTTAAGCATGGAATTAGCACCAAAAACAAGTCCTGGATAAGGATCAACTTACGCTGCATGAAAGGAACAGTGCACCTTGATCTGGTCAATAGCATTCACCCCAAAAAGCTGACGGATGACCCTAAAGACGAATCCGGAATTGGACTGGATAATGTACGCAATAGACTGGAACACTACTATCCTGGAAAGTACAGTTTATCTACTATTTCGAATGAAAGCGAATATTTCGTACATTTCTCCTTGCAATTAGATTAA
- the gyrA gene encoding DNA gyrase subunit A gives MAQGENENIIPINIEDEMRGAYIDYSMSVIVSRALPDVRDGLKPVHRRILYGMQELGVSHNKPYKKSARIVGEVLGKYHPHGDSAVYETLVRMAQTWSLRYPLVDPQGNFGSIDGDNPAAMRYTEARLRRIAEELLTDINKETVDFQLNFDDTLKEPIVLPAKIPALLLNGASGIAVGMATNMAPHNLGEVIDGIHAYIDNNDITIPELMEHIVAPDFPTGGIIYGYNGVKAAFETGRGRVILRGKATIETKSSGKEMIIINEIPYQVNKASMVEKTAQLINEKKIDGISAIRDESDRQGMRIVYELKKDAVPNVVLNNLYKHTQLQTSFSVNNVALVKGRPYTLNLKDLILHYVNHRHEVVVRRTEYELREAEKRAHILEGYLVALDNIDAVIQLIRDSRDPETARNGLMEKFDLTEIQARAILDMRLQRLTGMERAKIQQEYDELMKLIEELKDILADKDRRMQIIKDELQEIKTRYNDDRRTTIEHNAEDFNYEDMIPNEEVVITVSNQGYIKRTVLTEYKSQSRGGVGSRGVSTKEDDYTVYLFTALTHNYLLIFTDQGKLFWLKTYAIPEGSKTSKGRPIQNLINIESSDRIRSIIQVKDLGDIDYINNNNIVMVTKKGIIKKTTLEQYSRPRTNGIIALNIREDDQLLNVELTNGDANIVIASSSGRAVHFHESTVRPMGRTATGVKAINLGGDENHVIGMVCVQREDATLLVVTDKGYGKRSYLSEYRITNRGGKGVKAMNITEKTGGLVAIKEVVDTDDLMIINRSGITIRTPAEGIRVMGRATQGVRLIRLNETDEISSVEKIENLEGDEPENTTEETDTPIDPENDQTEDNKENPKNE, from the coding sequence ATGGCTCAAGGAGAAAACGAGAACATCATCCCGATTAATATTGAGGACGAAATGCGTGGAGCTTACATCGATTATTCGATGTCGGTAATTGTTTCCAGGGCATTGCCGGACGTAAGAGACGGTTTAAAGCCTGTACACCGCAGAATCCTTTATGGAATGCAGGAATTGGGGGTTTCCCACAACAAGCCTTATAAAAAATCTGCCAGAATAGTTGGGGAAGTATTGGGTAAATACCATCCACATGGTGATTCGGCTGTCTATGAAACTTTGGTTAGAATGGCTCAAACATGGTCATTGCGGTATCCATTGGTAGATCCACAAGGAAACTTTGGATCAATTGATGGTGATAACCCTGCAGCCATGAGGTATACAGAAGCCAGGTTGAGAAGGATTGCTGAAGAATTGTTGACAGATATCAATAAGGAAACCGTCGACTTTCAGTTAAATTTTGATGATACCTTAAAGGAACCTATTGTTTTACCTGCTAAAATACCGGCCTTGCTACTTAACGGTGCTTCTGGTATAGCAGTAGGTATGGCTACCAATATGGCTCCTCACAACTTAGGTGAGGTCATTGATGGGATTCATGCCTACATTGATAACAATGACATTACCATTCCGGAATTAATGGAGCACATTGTGGCTCCTGATTTTCCAACAGGAGGTATCATTTATGGATACAATGGGGTTAAAGCCGCCTTCGAAACAGGAAGAGGAAGAGTCATTCTTAGAGGTAAAGCTACCATTGAGACCAAGTCCTCAGGAAAGGAAATGATCATTATCAATGAAATTCCTTACCAAGTCAACAAAGCTTCCATGGTTGAGAAAACAGCTCAATTGATAAATGAGAAGAAAATTGATGGAATTTCTGCCATTAGGGATGAATCTGATAGGCAAGGTATGCGCATTGTATATGAGCTGAAAAAAGATGCCGTTCCAAATGTAGTGCTTAATAACCTTTACAAGCATACACAACTTCAAACTTCCTTTAGTGTTAACAATGTGGCCCTGGTTAAGGGCAGACCTTATACATTGAACCTGAAAGACCTTATTCTGCACTATGTGAACCATAGGCATGAAGTGGTGGTCAGAAGAACAGAGTATGAACTAAGAGAAGCGGAGAAAAGAGCCCATATCCTTGAAGGATATCTGGTTGCTTTGGATAATATTGATGCAGTTATCCAATTAATTCGAGATTCAAGAGATCCGGAAACAGCCAGAAATGGTTTGATGGAGAAATTTGATCTGACCGAAATACAGGCAAGAGCAATTCTTGACATGAGGCTGCAACGTCTTACTGGCATGGAAAGGGCCAAGATTCAGCAGGAATATGATGAGCTGATGAAACTTATCGAAGAATTAAAAGATATTCTTGCAGATAAGGACAGAAGAATGCAAATCATTAAGGACGAATTGCAAGAAATAAAAACCCGCTACAATGACGATAGAAGAACAACTATCGAGCATAATGCTGAAGATTTCAACTATGAGGACATGATTCCTAATGAGGAAGTGGTAATTACCGTTTCCAATCAGGGATATATTAAGAGAACTGTACTTACAGAGTACAAATCGCAAAGTAGAGGAGGAGTAGGTTCAAGAGGAGTTAGTACCAAGGAGGATGATTATACCGTCTATCTATTTACTGCCTTAACGCATAACTATTTGTTGATCTTTACTGATCAAGGTAAATTATTCTGGCTTAAAACTTACGCCATTCCTGAAGGTAGTAAAACATCCAAAGGCAGACCTATCCAAAATCTCATTAATATTGAAAGTAGTGACCGTATTAGGTCTATTATTCAGGTCAAAGACCTGGGAGATATAGACTATATCAATAACAACAATATCGTGATGGTGACTAAAAAAGGCATCATCAAGAAAACCACCTTGGAGCAATACTCTAGACCAAGAACAAATGGTATCATTGCCTTGAATATCAGAGAAGATGACCAACTCTTGAATGTAGAATTGACCAATGGAGATGCCAACATCGTAATCGCGTCAAGCTCTGGTAGGGCAGTTCATTTCCATGAATCCACTGTTAGACCTATGGGGCGAACAGCTACTGGAGTTAAAGCCATTAACCTTGGCGGAGACGAAAATCACGTTATTGGCATGGTTTGTGTTCAAAGAGAAGATGCCACCCTACTTGTCGTAACAGACAAAGGGTATGGTAAACGTTCTTACTTGTCTGAATACAGGATCACCAATAGAGGTGGAAAAGGAGTGAAAGCGATGAATATTACCGAGAAAACCGGTGGATTAGTCGCAATTAAAGAAGTGGTTGATACTGATGATTTGATGATTATCAACCGTTCTGGTATTACCATTCGAACTCCAGCTGAGGGAATCAGAGTAATGGGTCGAGCTACCCAAGGTGTAAGGTTAATCAGATTAAATGAAACTGACGAAATTTCATCAGTTGAGAAAATCGAAAACCTTGAAGGAGACGAACCAGAAAATACCACAGAAGAAACAGACACTCCGATAGATCCTGAAAATGATCAGACGGAGGACAATAAAGAAAATCCTAAAAACGAATAG
- a CDS encoding LytR/AlgR family response regulator transcription factor yields MLKAIAIDDERMALEVIKSHASKVPFITLEAVFSDGIQGLEFQSQQPVDLIFLDINMPDISGIDLMAMLPASTMVIFTTAYSEYAVKGFELNALDYLLKPFPLSRFLKACQKARDWKALQPSEEPEFIFIKTTNSQQRVNFTELLYCEATGNYVTLQLENEKVISRMTLKELERLLPSYFMRTHRSFVVNKNRINKVERHQVQVEDHLIPVSLSHADFLCFDKLSNPK; encoded by the coding sequence ATGTTAAAAGCAATAGCAATTGATGATGAAAGAATGGCTTTGGAGGTAATCAAATCTCATGCCTCCAAGGTTCCTTTTATTACTTTAGAAGCCGTTTTTTCTGATGGAATACAAGGGCTTGAATTCCAAAGCCAACAACCAGTAGACCTTATTTTCCTGGACATCAACATGCCTGATATTTCAGGCATTGACCTGATGGCAATGCTACCAGCATCTACCATGGTCATCTTTACCACCGCTTATTCAGAATACGCGGTAAAAGGTTTTGAACTCAATGCACTAGATTATCTATTAAAGCCATTTCCCTTGAGCCGATTTTTGAAAGCTTGTCAAAAAGCACGGGATTGGAAAGCTTTGCAACCATCAGAAGAACCCGAATTTATTTTTATCAAAACTACCAACAGCCAACAACGTGTAAATTTCACTGAGCTCCTGTATTGTGAAGCCACCGGCAACTACGTGACCCTACAGTTGGAAAATGAAAAAGTAATCAGCAGAATGACCTTGAAAGAACTGGAAAGACTACTTCCCTCCTATTTTATGCGTACCCACAGATCTTTTGTGGTCAACAAAAACCGAATCAATAAGGTAGAACGACATCAGGTACAAGTTGAAGATCATCTTATCCCCGTGAGCTTGTCCCATGCTGATTTTTTGTGCTTCGACAAGCTCAGCAACCCAAAATAA